In one window of Palaemon carinicauda isolate YSFRI2023 chromosome 2, ASM3689809v2, whole genome shotgun sequence DNA:
- the LOC137628212 gene encoding serine-rich adhesin for platelets-like, with protein MAPVHQINSYSMASSASSSSKTSSKTGQNCGFRKGSSEHWDTSLPFASKQISSFDDAFFENARKRFLDEFRSCLADWDDAEDIDDTWVQRETSLSKRLTPQTESSSYTKVKDNKFAAVVRENGDCEVMMNICELKLKDVKVRITGEKFVVVEGSKDEGNTIRNCRQSPRNFLYQFSLPENVSWDAVYATLSCDGILTITMPPKVNTEKPSDICGMETHRDKRTNIIGNINDNNGQKCRVIEIQNAHSSLRTTGNSSDISCQTVLESATGQDQLMTSKKGDLQILKKLKDCSILEKSREEESLEKKKEYLEKDCSFITNCNQSKAYLSQSPLKEKRQVKETIIPIRVEVWKDDHTTNSSESKIKTSNVSSGTKKVSFHDDDSIYLQRYTNGNTTPRRMGESISNCTESQHKTFTSETSNKKDIDQRTDTLQHCTLGHRNDLQDLTIKTQAECCDAKYNELLPNLSSITRSTHLNTIQYTEKEMQSEQESSALTGKQCFIPENVCKETEEKTNSNAKNLTTETSHQSPKMEIKHFPLDDTAQSSKSEPSVQLEVVQKGRFLEESTFLSMTQSVTSALEEILSKNSKLPVHGDLLTCYRRYQEDNAKECNVLTLTQAEQSSLKFIVDVFGLMEQSITVSIVNGKAIRINGQHSHMKETHQNTKDFSKTLFLQEGSSIESASASISSDGFLMITINKKSCPESIANEPCNEDSKYKEKISAIRNVNILPQENQEQSSFGVMSAGSGNRWTSKASLDISEDQHKDVKRKTSAQAEMVHTATLPEGESGAYLSYSKHKPITVWKEEPQAKRDEGSNEAVLDNKSEDDTYKCFTNSKDNQSCVQKNESQAIRDFVFIEAAVNEESEAYRNIWCPNSKDKLESVSNEESVANRDGGFIKAAIAEESETNTDTVITNSKDKLESAWKHELEAKEGPFTSVLENESAANRCKCFTNSKCDHSSLQKEEPKANRDVVFIEATIKEESEANTGIEFINSKDKFDSLSKEESEADRDATSTKAILDTESEANTDIVFTNSKDKVQSVWKEESEVSTYEGSIKPVLENELETNRHKCFINSEYNQFYVQNNELQDNRDVKFIETAIKEESEANTDIRFTNSKDKLKSVWKDESEANTDTGFTDFEYKHETVSKEESENSRDVGFNKAVIDEESETRGDVGSTKADRDEESEANTDIVTTNSKDKLESVCKEESKANRDVGFIKAVIDGESKAKTDIVITNSKEKLESVCKEESEVNRSVEFTEAALKEESDASTDLRLINSKDKFYSVCTEESDAGIDIAFNNNKNYSVRKEELLDCKISSVKENSIQIQKEISTNEQIKQGYLHPQPQNNDISPNVTIEEVSDDYDTNILEMSSTLLKKPINQQEMETTSTLTDQTNEFLSNNKCKSLAVVKKGFFDVDTFYKNARFHFHKREKDPIHKENFTSVNGDVNDKTIICLLEDQDEVETDISFQDDYTYMIILDVSSYLQNVIEVEVLNDDKVLVKCSSMNNDGELDHQKDFSKTFDIPTGLEIGSGVCGVSRDGIFAVAFNKKVSLDAQQVKSSGDICITDNSEKDQESYNVEEKVKLTWEGVSNPINFTGRNLTLSNQDEKINISSGIQALTDQIVTTTNGLTREQNSLSRDHNKFMEVSCSSDDAHQHYEMVGGRGGKESVKLTSFDSRNYETHDHLDRSTDSDANENAKMMKQKKNGMSFLENDILLGICESQSKLKPVLPAVENGTMQIPCTNNCISIQVEEKLLFSEDAFFDRARPHFAWPIRELMSKGEHFSSKNEAHTDDENHCPMAECNEGRISTFAQDEQYYMIILDVGIYTKKTNIDIKVLEEKEVVIEWASLTSEQDQHLKIFSKRFHLPCGIDVESGFSGISSDGILIITFPKMNQPSGVERSLSQEEILNGSTLIQTLTRDTNLTQSEGFIITSEGGRNCISVSDVARWEESSEATGASTLETYYANVRLLPFTKRGLFFHDSFFHEVHTLFQTAMNKVLMSCTNDHNCKNASDIETYHCLRDQNPNFENQAFHAQEDHHSYKVVLDVANLSEESIVVYVVDKKQLVIEGQVEKTDTSSSSLQSFKRAFSLPQTTDFIEATATLSSDGVLFVDFSKRIGVQRD; from the exons ATGGCTCCAGTTCATCAAATCAACTCTTACTCGATGGCTTCATCTGCATCATCGTCCTCCAAAACATCCTCAAAAACAGGACAAAACTGTGGTTTCAGAAAAGGGTCAAGTGAACACTGGGACACATCCCTTCCTTTCGCTTCTAAACAAATATCATCTTTCGACGACGCCTTTTTCGAAAACGCCAGAAAACGTTTCCTTGACGAATTCAGAAGTTGCTTGGCCGATTGGGACGACGCAGAAGACATCGATGACACGTGGGTCCAGAGGGAAACCAGTCTCAGTAAACGACTCACACCTCAAACAGAATCTTCATCCTACACTAAAGTGAAAGATAACAAATTCGCTGCAGTTGTTAGAGAAAACGGCGATTGTGAG GTTATGATGAATATATGTGAGCTCAAGTTAAAAGATGTCAAAGTAAGAATTACTGGAGAGAAGTTTGTCGTGGTTGAAGGATCAAAGGATGAAGGGAACACAATAAGAAACTGTCGTCAATCTCCAAGAAACTTCCTTTATCAGTTCTCATTGCCAGAAAATGTCTCTTGGGATGCTGTCTACGCCACCTTATCTTGTGATGGCATCCTCACTATTACAATGCCACCAAAA GTAAACACAGAAAAACCATCTGATATCTGTGGAATGGAAACTCATCGAGATAAAAGAACAAATATCATCGGCAACATTAATGATAACAATGGTCAGAAATGTAGGGTCATTGAGATACAAAATGCTCATTCATCACTAAGAACCACTGGAAACTCCTCAGACATTTCCTGCCAAACTGTATTGGAATCGGCAACAGGACAAGACCAATTAATGACTTCCAAAAAAGGAGATCTACAAATTCTAAAAAAATTGAAAGATTGTTCCATATTGGAGAAGAGCAGAGAAGAAGAATCTCTCGAAAAGAAGAAAGAATATCTTGAAAAGGACTGTTCCTTCATTACCAATTGCAACCAGTCAAAGGCTTATTTGTCACAGAGTCCTTTAAAAGAAAAGAGACAGGTGAAGGAAACCATCATTCCCATCAGGGTGGAAGTATGGAAGGACGACCATACAACAAACTCctcagaaagtaaaataaaaacatcaaatgtTAGTTCTGGTACTAAGAAGGTTTCCTTCCATGATGACGATTCTATTTATCTACAAAGATATACTAATGGTAATACTACACCAAGAAGAATGGGTGAATCCATTAGTAATTGCACTGAATCACAGCACAAG ACATTTACATCTGAAACCTCCAATAAAAAAGACATTGATCAACGTACAGACACACTGCAACATTGCACTCTTGGCCACAGGAACGACTTACAGGATCTAACCATCAAGACACAAGCAGAATGTTGTGATGCCAAATACAATGAACTGCTTCCAAATCTTAGCAGCATAACTAGATCTACTCACTtaaacactatacaatatacagaaaaggaaATGCAGTCAGAACAGGAAAGTTCAGCGCTAACTGGTAAACAGTGTTTTATACCTGAGAATGTATGTAAAGAAACAGAAGAAAAGACTAATTCTAATGCTAAAAACCTAACTACTGAAACTTCACACCAATCGCCAAAGATGGAAATCAAACATTTTCCTCTTGATGATACGGCACAGTCATCAAAGTCAGAGCCATCTGTTCAGCTGGAGGTCGTGCAAAAGGGTCGGTTTCTGGAGGAATCCACTTTCCTTTCCATGACACAATCGGTTACTTCTGCCCTTGAAGAAATTCTTTCCAAAAATAGTAAGCTTCCAGTACATGGCGACTTATTAACATGTTACAGAAGATACCAGGAGGATAATGCTAAGGAATGTAATGTTCTCACCTTAACTCAAGCTGAACAATCAAGTTTGAAG TTTATTGTTGACGTCTTCGGCTTAATGGAACAGAGCATAACGGTTTCCATAGTGAATGGAAAGGCAATACGCATTAATGGCCAACACTCCCATATGAAGGAAACACATCAAAATACAAAGGACTTTTCAAAAACGTTATTTCTTCAAGAGGGATCTTCAATTGAATCTGCCTCCGCTTCAATCTCTTCTGATGGATTTCTTATGATCACCATCAATAAAAAA AGCTGTCCAGAAAGCATAGCGAATGAACCTTGCAATGAAGATtcaaagtataaagaaaaaattagtgCAATCCGAAATGTTAACATTCTACCTCAAGAAAATCAAGAACAATCTTCCTTTGGTGTGATGTCTGCAGGTTCTGGGAACAGATGGACTTCGAAGGCTTCTCTTGATATTTCAGAG GATCAACATAAAGATGTAAAAAGAAAGACATCGGCACAAGCAGAAATGGTCCATACTGCAACCCTACCGGAAGGAGAGAGTGGTGCGTATTTATCATACTCAAAACATAAGCCTATTACAGTTTGGAAGGAAGAGCCCCAGGCAAAGAGAGATGAGGGGTCCAACGAAGCTGTCCTGGATAATAAATCAGAAGATGACACATATAAATGCTTCACCAATTCTAAAGATAATCAATCCTGTGTACAGAAGAACGAATCACAGGCTatcagagattttgtattcatagaAGCTGCTGTAAATGAAGAATCAGAGGCTTACAGAAATATTTGGTGCCCTAATTCTAAAGATAAGCTTGAATCTGTTTCAAATGAAGAATCAGTTGCCAACAGAGATGGTGGGTTCATCAAAGCTGCCATAGCCGAAGAATCAGAAACTAACACAGATACTGTGATCACTAATTCTAAAGACAAGCTAGAATCTGCCTGGAAGCATGAGTTGGAAGCTAAAGAGGGGCCATTCACATCTGTCCTAGAGAATGAATCAGCAGCCAACAGATGTAAATGCTTCACCAATTCTAAATGTGATCACTCCTCTCTACAAAAGGAGGAACCAAAGGCTAACAGAGATGTTGTATTCATCGAAGCTACCATAAAGGAAGAATCTGAGGCTAACACAGGTATAGAGTTCATCAATTCTAAAGATAAGTTTGATTCTCTCTCAAAGGAAGAGTCAGAGGCCGACAGAGATGCTACATCCACCAAAGCTATCTTAGACACAGAATCAGAGGCTAACACAGATATTGTGTTCACCAATTCTAAAGACAAGGTACAATCTGTCTGGAAGGAAGAATCAGAGGTTAGTACATATGAGGGGTCCATCAAACCTGTCCTAGAGAATGAATTAGAGACCAACAGACATAAATGCTTCATTAATTCTGAATATAATCAATTCTATGTCCAGAACAATGAATTACAAGATAACAGAGATGTCAAGTTTATCGAAACTGCCATAAAGGAAGAATCAGAGGCTAACACAGATATAAGGTTCACCAATTCTAAAGATAAGCTAAAATCTGTCTGGAAGGATGAATCAGAGGCTAACACGGATACAGGGTTCACCGATTTTGAATATAAGCACGAAACTGTCTCAAAGGAGGAATCAGAGAACAGCAGAGATGTTGGGTTTAACAAAGCTGTCATAGACGAAGAATCAGAGACCAGAGGAGATGTTGGGTCCACCAAAGCTGACAGAGACGAAGAATCAGAGGCTAACACAGACATTGTGACCACCAATTCTAAAGACAAGTTAGAATCTGTCTGCAAGGAAGAATCAAAGGCCAACAGAGATGTTGGGTTCATCAAAGCTGTCATAGACGGAGAATCAAAGGCTAAAACAGACATTGTGATCACCAATTCTAAAGAAAAGTTAGAATCTGTCTGCAAGGAAGAATCAGAGGTCAACAGATCAGTGGAGTTCACCGAAGCTGCCCTAAAGGAAGAATCAGATGCTAGCACAGATCTAAGGTTAATCAATTCTAAAGATAAGTTCTATTCTGTCTGCACTGAAGAATCAGATGCTGGTATAGATATTGCATTCAACAACAATAAGAACTACTCTGTCCGGAAAGAAGAATTATTGGATTGTAAAATTTCATCAGTAAAAGAAAATTCGATCCAAATTCAAAAGGAAATTTCTACTAATGAGCAAATCAAACAGGGTTACCTCCATCCACAACCTCAAAACAATGATATTTCACCAAATGTAACAATAGAAGAAGTATCAGACGATTACGATACTAACATTTTAGAGATGTCATCGACTTTATTGAAGAAGCCGATAAATCAACAAGAGATGGAAACAACTTCTACTTTAACTGACCAAACCAATGAATTTCTTTCCAATAACAAATGCAAATCACTGGCAGTTGTTAAAAAGGGCTTTTTTGATGTTGATACTTTCTACAAAAATGCTCGCTTTCATTTCCATAAGAGGGAAAAAGATCCTATTCACAAAGAAAATTTTACATCCGTTAATGGTGATGTCAATGATAAAACTATCATATGCCTTCTAGAGGACCAAGATGAAGTTGAAACAGACATTTCTTTCCAGGACGACTATACATACATG ataatcctTGATGTCAGCTCATATCTGCAGAATGTAATAGAGGTTGAAGTCCTTAATGATGATAAAGTTTTAGTCAAATGTTCTTCAATGAACAATGACGGTGAACTTGACCATCAAAAAGACTTTTCCAAAACTTTCGACATACCTACTGGATTGGAGATAGGATCAGGTGTTTGCGGAGTTTCTAGGGACGGAATTTTTGCTGTTGCTTTCAATAAAAAG GTCTCCTTGGATGCTCAGCAAGTAAAGAGTTCAGGCGATATTTGCATTACTGACAACTCTGAGAAAGATCAGGAATCCTACAACGTTGAGGAAAAAGTAAAGCTCACTTGGGAGGGAGTCTCAAACCCTATTAATTTTACTGGCAGGAATCTCACCTTATCTAATCAGgatgaaaagataaatatttctAGTGGTATACAAGCATTGACAGACCAGATCGTTACTACAACAAATGGATTGACTAGAGAACAAAATTCTTTGTCAAGAGATCACAATAAGTTCATGGAAGTAAGCTGTTCTTCAGATGATGCTCATCAACATTATGAAATGGTTGGTGGACGAGGGGGAAAAGAAAGTGTAAAACTTACATCTTTTGATAGCAGAAATTATGAAACTCATGATCACCTTGATCGTAGCACTGACAGTGAtgcaaatgaaaatgcaaagatgaTGAAGCAGAAAAAGAACGGGATGTCGTTTTTAGAAAATGATATTTTACTTGGCATTTGCGAGAGTCAATCTAAACTCAAGCCAGTCCTCCCTGCAGTCGAAAATGGCACCATGCAAATTCCTTGCACCAACAACTGCATTTCAATACAAGTTGAAGAAAAGCTACTCTTCAGTGAGGACGCATTCTTTGACAGAGCTCGTCCTCACTTTGCATGGCCAATTAGGGAGTTGATGTCCAAAGGTGAACATTTTTCTTCTAAAAATGAGGCGCATACAGATGATGAGAATCATTGTCCAATGGCAGAGTGTAATGAAGGCAGAATATCAACTTTTGCACAAGATGAACAATACTACATG ATCATCTTAGATGTCGGCATCTACACAAAGAAGACAAACATCGACATAAAAGTTTTGGAAGAAAAGGAAGTGGTAATAGAATGGGCTTCCTTAACCAGTGAACAAGACCAACATTTGAAAATCTTTTCGAAAAGATTCCACTTACCCTGTGGTATTGATGTGGAATCAGGCTTCAGTGGAATCTCATCTGATGGCATTCTGATAATCACATTCCCTAAAATG AATCAGCCAAGTGGTGTTGAAAGGTCTTTGAGTCAGGAAGAAATCCTGAATGGCAGTACTCTTATCCAAACACTTACTAGGGACACAAACCTCACGCAGTCCGAAGGCTTCATCATTACATCAGAAGGAGGACGAAACTGCATAAGTGTTTCGGATGTTGCAAGATGGGAAGAGTCAAGTGAAGCTACGGGTGCTTCTACCCTAGAAACCTATTATGCTAATGTCAGACTTCTTCCATTCactaaaaggggacttttcttccaCGATTCTTTCTTCCACGAGGTCCATACTCTTTTCCAGACAGCAATGAATAAGGTTCTAATGAGCTGTACTAACGACCATAATTGTAAGAATGCAAGTGACATCGAGACATACCACTGCTTAAGAGACCAGAATCCAAACTTCGAAAACCAGGCATTCCATGCTCAAGAAGATCACCACAGCTATAAG GTGGTGCTGGATGTAGCAAACCTCTCTGAAGAGTCAATTGTGGTTTATGTAGTCGATAAGAAACAACTTGTGATAGAAGGGCAGGTAGAGAAGACAGATACCTCTTCATCGTCACTTCAGTCCTTCAAGAGAGCCTTTTCTCTTCCACAAACGACTGACTTCATTGAAGCAACAGCTACTCTGTCTTCAGACGGAGTTCTATTTGTCGACTTTTCCAAGAGAATTGGTGTACAGAGAGACTAG